In Thermosynechococcus sichuanensis E542, a single genomic region encodes these proteins:
- a CDS encoding class I SAM-dependent methyltransferase — MKSLIPSLVLKELHPNEIAWLESTFCRFNNQYPSLEELWKLMDEVWDQLNCDPEIFDNRITRFYNHPIWLLNGLFIEHHEISLMYRRIFTKWIVKHSPQRVADYGGGFGTLARMIGQALPSTMVEVIEPYPHPAAVALAAQTANVRYCQDLNGSYDVIIATDVFEHVSDPLGLVFQTAQHLKPAGYYLIANCFYPVIRCHLPQTFHFRFTWNTILENMGLIPIEPVAYGHAFQRNNELSLSNARKLEKESIRLFSFSKNLPNFVNKFLWTLYLKMKLENDNSVEC; from the coding sequence ATGAAATCCCTAATACCTAGCTTAGTTTTGAAAGAGCTTCATCCCAATGAAATAGCTTGGCTTGAAAGTACTTTTTGTCGGTTTAATAATCAATACCCATCCTTAGAAGAGTTATGGAAATTGATGGATGAAGTATGGGATCAACTAAACTGTGATCCGGAAATTTTTGATAATAGAATAACAAGGTTTTATAATCACCCTATCTGGCTTCTTAACGGTCTATTTATTGAGCATCATGAAATTAGTTTGATGTATAGAAGAATTTTTACAAAATGGATTGTCAAACATTCCCCCCAACGTGTAGCAGATTATGGTGGTGGTTTTGGAACACTAGCACGGATGATTGGTCAAGCATTACCTAGCACAATGGTGGAGGTAATTGAGCCTTATCCCCATCCAGCGGCAGTTGCCTTAGCTGCTCAAACTGCAAACGTCCGATACTGCCAAGACTTAAACGGAAGTTATGATGTTATTATTGCAACTGATGTTTTTGAGCATGTATCTGATCCACTAGGGTTGGTTTTTCAAACTGCTCAGCATCTTAAGCCTGCTGGATATTATTTGATCGCTAATTGTTTTTATCCTGTAATCCGTTGTCACCTGCCTCAAACTTTTCACTTTCGATTTACATGGAATACTATTCTTGAAAATATGGGACTGATTCCGATAGAGCCAGTTGCTTATGGTCATGCTTTTCAGCGAAATAATGAGTTATCTTTAAGTAATGCAAGGAAATTAGAAAAAGAATCTATAAGACTTTTTAGCTTTAGTAAGAACCTTCCTAACTTCGTTAATAAATTTCTATGGACACTATATTTAAAAATGAAATTAGAAAATGACAATAGTGTTGAATGTTAA